The window TGCTCAAAGACGGCAAACTGCTCTTGACCTTCGACCCGCTGCCGGACGAAGCCCATCTCAACTGGCGACAGCAATCCCGCGTCAGCGAAGTGTGGTTGTTGAAGGACTGAATGCGAATGGCACCGAACGATGGAGTGATTCAGTCGGTAGCCAACACCATCGGCGACTGCAACCCCGTCTGCTTGTGCGTGTGGGATCGAGAATTACATCGCGTGACAATGTCGGTGCATCTGATAGATTGAAGCCGGATGAAATCAGCGCCGACATACAATTTTCCACCGGAGGTTCCCATCTGGGTTGACCCGGAACGGTTGAGTGGCACACCCTGCTTCAAAGGCACGCGCGTGCCGGTGGATAGCCTG of the Verrucomicrobiota bacterium genome contains:
- a CDS encoding DUF433 domain-containing protein, which encodes MKSAPTYNFPPEVPIWVDPERLSGTPCFKGTRVPVDSL